From the Acidisarcina polymorpha genome, one window contains:
- a CDS encoding CpaF family protein, which produces MSDSATVTATDETGWEKVLPFFEDELQALILDKTISDLMVNGTRGVYADRGGVVEHIPLTNTYSVERLEAAIQRVARMIGQDLTQQNPILNTRMPDGSRVAVVGSPSSIGGPTLTIRKFNQWFTTDQLIEKGSLPAAVRDKIVSLLLAKKNGIIAGGTGSGKTTLMKAILDHVPLTDRLIVIEQVAELQVKQPNAVRWEVVDPIPGQSRVSPSALLAAALRHRPDRIIFGEIRDECANDLLQAMNTGHGGTLTTLHAKSAWDALSRLSNLALSARPNINHSFIRSETADAIDFVLYCERDSTGRRRVREFIGVNGYDFPTQTFLTEDYYRAETNPAAAH; this is translated from the coding sequence GTGAGCGACAGCGCGACCGTAACAGCCACCGATGAGACTGGCTGGGAGAAAGTTCTTCCTTTCTTCGAGGACGAATTGCAAGCGCTGATCCTCGACAAGACGATCAGCGACTTGATGGTCAATGGAACGCGGGGCGTCTATGCCGACCGGGGAGGCGTTGTCGAGCACATTCCGCTCACCAACACTTACAGCGTCGAACGACTGGAGGCCGCCATCCAGCGCGTCGCCCGCATGATCGGGCAGGATCTGACGCAACAAAATCCGATCCTCAACACGCGTATGCCCGATGGTTCGCGCGTGGCAGTCGTGGGCTCTCCATCGTCGATCGGTGGCCCGACACTCACCATCCGGAAATTCAACCAATGGTTCACCACTGACCAGCTCATCGAGAAGGGAAGTCTACCCGCTGCTGTCCGGGACAAGATTGTTTCGCTCCTGCTTGCGAAGAAGAACGGCATCATTGCGGGCGGTACGGGATCGGGCAAAACCACGCTCATGAAAGCGATCCTCGACCATGTCCCGCTCACCGACCGGCTGATCGTCATCGAACAGGTCGCGGAACTCCAGGTCAAGCAACCGAACGCTGTTCGCTGGGAGGTTGTCGATCCTATTCCCGGACAGTCGCGTGTGTCGCCGAGCGCGTTGCTCGCGGCGGCCCTCCGCCATCGCCCCGATCGCATCATCTTCGGCGAGATACGCGACGAGTGCGCGAACGATCTGCTGCAAGCCATGAACACCGGACACGGCGGAACGCTCACTACCTTACACGCGAAATCGGCGTGGGACGCATTGAGCCGCCTCTCGAATCTCGCGTTGAGTGCGCGTCCCAATATCAACCACAGCTTCATACGATCGGAGACCGCCGACGCTATCGACTTCGTTCTTTATTGCGAACGCGACTCGACCGGCAGGCGCAGAGTTCGCGAGTTCATCGGCGTCAACGGCTACGACTTTCCGACGCAAACCTTCCTCACCGAAGACTATTACCGCGCGGAGACAAACCCCGCTGCGGCGCACTAA
- a CDS encoding type IV secretion system DNA-binding domain-containing protein has protein sequence MAQQWGRKETVVWPPQVPIYTYATLILAVPITLALLFSMYAMKPFLARNYTGAFLQTAAGAQFNMHGSYRLIYLGGGKRAPRVAVPDDFVPGSMTLPEGKQLDVELSPVAKAQGYTTLFRGPARKVADTTLHLWLQSSIFGGEDLLSSYQAALIESGVVMVFMLCFAVPWDLKRGKRMKYGRLLRGPEMHTPKEFNRAVKGQGLGLVTTRKGVIIRLPRRAEAKHIQIMGDTGVGKSTLLMKMLEQIEDRGESAIVYDPAGEFVQRFYREDRGDFILNPFDERCPYWTPSSELRNPAEARTIAASLYQPTDNKKGEFFTDTPQKVFAHLMKYRPSPHELVAWMSNETEIDKRVAGTEIAAMIAKDAPDQRNGVLASLGLIADSLRLLKTSEQAKGREWSATKWSEKREGWIFLTSTQEAQQEALRPLQSLWIDLLILRLLSLPEPGQKRAWFVIDELATLQRLPQFHTALTKGRKSDNPIIFGYQGKAQLEVIYGHLAEVMLSMPSTKIIMKTSEPNAAKWASELIGEIEIERVRETVADGKRAGKSFTMDRQIEPLVMASEIEGLEDLHAFMKLGNHVTRFSFPRMDRAIIAPSMVSREIPEEDMWLPSLPLEVPNTIETVEEAVEEETVAATPPSIEELIDKGVEAKFDELLADLDRRLEQRSPEDAESTTPGPQAVPSPTPKPRPLPLFTPALDRSANL, from the coding sequence ATGGCCCAGCAATGGGGACGAAAAGAGACGGTCGTCTGGCCGCCGCAAGTTCCAATCTACACTTACGCGACGCTGATTCTCGCAGTGCCGATCACGCTCGCACTGCTCTTCAGCATGTATGCGATGAAGCCGTTTCTCGCGCGGAACTACACCGGAGCATTCCTCCAGACGGCTGCCGGGGCCCAGTTCAACATGCACGGATCGTACCGGCTCATTTATCTCGGGGGAGGGAAGCGAGCGCCCCGCGTAGCCGTTCCCGACGACTTCGTTCCCGGCTCCATGACGCTGCCCGAAGGCAAGCAACTCGACGTAGAACTGTCTCCGGTGGCTAAGGCGCAGGGATACACCACGCTCTTTCGCGGGCCGGCGCGCAAGGTCGCCGACACCACTCTTCATCTCTGGCTTCAGTCGTCGATCTTCGGAGGAGAAGACCTTCTGAGCAGCTATCAAGCCGCGTTGATCGAAAGCGGCGTGGTGATGGTCTTCATGCTTTGTTTCGCAGTTCCGTGGGATCTAAAGCGCGGCAAACGCATGAAGTACGGACGGCTCCTTCGCGGCCCCGAGATGCACACGCCGAAGGAGTTCAACCGGGCGGTGAAAGGCCAGGGTCTCGGTCTGGTAACAACCAGGAAGGGCGTCATCATCCGGCTGCCGAGACGCGCCGAGGCAAAGCATATTCAAATCATGGGCGACACGGGCGTAGGGAAATCGACCTTGCTGATGAAGATGCTCGAACAGATCGAAGACCGGGGCGAATCGGCCATCGTGTACGACCCTGCCGGAGAGTTCGTGCAGAGGTTTTACCGGGAAGACCGAGGCGATTTCATCCTCAATCCCTTCGACGAGCGGTGCCCCTATTGGACGCCTTCGAGCGAGCTGCGAAACCCGGCCGAGGCGCGGACCATCGCCGCGTCGCTCTATCAACCGACCGACAACAAGAAAGGCGAATTCTTCACCGACACGCCGCAAAAGGTCTTCGCGCACCTGATGAAATACCGTCCCTCTCCGCATGAATTGGTCGCGTGGATGTCGAATGAAACCGAGATCGACAAGCGCGTCGCCGGCACGGAAATAGCGGCAATGATCGCGAAAGATGCCCCCGACCAGAGGAACGGTGTCCTCGCATCGCTCGGTTTGATCGCCGACAGCCTGCGGCTTTTGAAGACCAGCGAACAGGCCAAAGGACGGGAGTGGAGCGCAACCAAATGGTCGGAGAAACGTGAGGGCTGGATCTTCCTCACCTCCACCCAGGAGGCCCAGCAAGAGGCGCTCCGCCCGCTCCAATCGTTGTGGATCGACCTGCTCATCCTCCGTCTTCTGAGCCTTCCCGAACCCGGCCAAAAACGGGCATGGTTCGTCATCGACGAGTTGGCCACCCTGCAACGGCTACCGCAGTTCCACACCGCTCTGACCAAAGGCCGCAAGAGCGACAACCCGATCATCTTCGGCTACCAAGGGAAGGCCCAGCTCGAAGTGATCTACGGACACCTGGCGGAGGTCATGCTGTCGATGCCCTCCACCAAAATCATCATGAAGACCTCGGAGCCGAACGCGGCCAAGTGGGCTTCCGAGCTGATCGGCGAGATCGAAATCGAACGAGTACGGGAGACGGTCGCCGACGGTAAACGGGCCGGAAAGAGCTTCACCATGGACCGTCAGATCGAGCCGCTGGTCATGGCGTCGGAGATCGAGGGTCTCGAAGACCTCCATGCGTTTATGAAGTTGGGAAACCACGTCACGCGGTTCTCCTTCCCCCGCATGGACCGGGCAATCATCGCGCCATCGATGGTCTCGCGGGAGATTCCTGAAGAAGATATGTGGCTCCCTTCGCTGCCTTTAGAAGTTCCGAACACGATCGAGACGGTAGAGGAGGCAGTAGAGGAGGAGACAGTCGCCGCCACGCCCCCATCCATCGAAGAACTCATCGACAAGGGAGTGGAAGCAAAGTTCGACGAGTTGCTGGCCGACCTCGACCGCCGCCTTGAGCAGCGCTCTCCGGAAGACGCCGAATCTACAACTCCGGGGCCGCAGGCCGTCCCTTCGCCCACGCCCAAACCGCGCCCTCTGCCGTTGTTTACTCCGGCCCTCGACCGCAGCGCCAACCTATAG